The sequence TGCCGGAATCGAACCAGCGACCTAAAAGATCATATGTTGTAAACATCTACAGTTTTCCgtaccaactgagctaaggtcggttGTTGTGGTGTATCAAgattcaaaaatacattttataggtaatttatattttaaaacgtgGAAAATTCAAGATGAGAGAGATATTAATGAATAATGATGGTCCAAgctattatgtatatatatgccaAAAAGACAAGCGACGGTCCCCAAGTGTGAACCAGATCACAAAACCAAATGTCCACTTCCGTGTCAAGTACACAATTGTtaacaaaaaacaatcaaacttaaccatggttttttgtaagtcaaaaataccaaaataaccCTCCGCTTTCATTGTCTACATAAAGCTCACatgcgtctctctctctcattcataATTAAGATATTaagatcaagaaaagaaaaaacaagaagaatggCAAAAGCTATGGAGGTTTGGGTGGGAGAGATGAAAAAGATGAGTGAGAAGATAAACCCAAGAAACCCATTGATGCAAAGGAACAAGACATCCTCTCTTGtgtcaaaacaacaacaaggatcagaagaagaaagaggactTCAACAAAAGAcattaagagagaaagaggaagctGCAACTATGTCTGAGCTCACTGTTTGTCTTCTCATGGACCGTTTTGTTCCTTGGTGATCTTTCAATACCCAACTACTTCTAGATATTTCCTTTTAGTGACGTGTATAATATATCTAGAATTTcatgtatatgatatatatatatatatatatatatatattagctgtTGTTTATTTAgaacatgttttaaaatttcCTTGTAAATCTATGTTTAAATATCTTTTGAAAGTAAGTAAATAAATCTGAAACATATACAATGTTTAAGTTATTGAAAGTTGTCATAAAATGGTACATAAAAaggaaattctttttaaaatatcaggGATCAGTACTTTGCATAAAATAGAATGGAGGATATATGAAAAAGAAGACCAAAGTTTTGCGAACAATGTCGAGTTGAATTTTTTGATTGTCGCGGTGTGGGCGTTACTCGTTAGAGCATTGAGAGGAGAGGATTTTTTCTAATAATCGTCAATTACTGACATTAGTAAACGGCCGATTGGTTAAAAAAACCTGAAAGAAAATGTTACTGTGGATCAAAAAGAATGTATAATACtttatacataatacattttgttaatGATAAtgtgatcctttttttttgttttattttatttgaagcAATGAATTTTCAGTAATAAAAAACCCCGAATTCTACAATGCATTAGAACATCCTTCACTCTGAAGGTAATGTGTCTAAAGAACAATATTTTCATTTCTACAATGAATAGTTTTCACTTATTGTTAGGTTGGGGATCAGATAAAAGTTGGTACCGGATCGAACACTCCGGCTTGAGTCCAAAATAACGGTTTAAAGAATAAGGTCCAACCGGACATGAAACAACccgatctattttttttttaatacaaatatatataattaaatatctcatactatttaattaaatcaaccaaaCCACGATATATCATTAAACAAGCAACAATCattatgcacagcggaaacataccaacaatacaaaaccaacatatcatcaatacaataacatccctcccattctatccaacaacctagcataactcattcaaggttccaacatcaatAATATAACCATAACATAATAACTGAGActctagatcatcctcctcctcatcgccatgattccacatcACATACCTGCATACtataaacaacaattgagatgcgtaagtattatcacaaatacttagtgaggcaatcctcccatctactgggctatacacacaagcaaccgagaaaccaatgtttaacaaataataacaaaacacaaacaaaccaggaaacaaCAAACATCAGCCGCTGCTGACaagattggtgtcgaccgacacctacttggtgtcgatcgacaccgattCTGCAGATCGTTTTGTTCAAAGCTGAAAGTCGCATAACCGCTTTTCAAATCCGCCAAATCGTCCGAAACTCACCCAAAACACCTGGAAACTCATGGAAACCAACAATCAACcacaagaacacaagaaaataacacaaacaaccacagaaacacaaaaacaagcaaaacaaaggattctcaggcttagatcagccatggtcattcactcacctctttgcaggaagtttctggcCCAAactgacgaatccaacaccttagaaggcttctcctttgctcctagcacaagatctccactccacaggaacatATCTCTCAAAAAAAGCCAAGAATCTCTCTAAAAGCCTctaatctctcaagaacaccttTCTCCCTCTGTTTCTCTCTAACAAATGGCAAACCACCTCTTTTCCACGATCTAGGTCGACTTTTCCCTTATATACATCGGTTAGGGATTCCCAAAAaagccaaaccaaaccaaaacgacCATTTAAATCAACCGGTCGAACCAAAATTGATGGTGTCAATCGATactccccttggtgtcgatcgacatccacTCCCAAAGTCCACAATGTGGTTCGCAGATGTGACAAGACATCACTTAGAACGACAAGGAGCGGAGTGGAGTTTGGAAGAAGTTAATACTGGTGCGTTAACTGAAAAGTGTGTCGTACAAGATCTCGGTCAAAAGATGAATAAATTAGCTTGCAGAATTAACAGATCGGAGATCATATTGTattaagtataaatatataatagttagtataaaagagaggaaaaatgtaataaaagagGATCTGAGTTTTCCAAgcaaataacaataataatttcacTTGGGcaattcatttattttcaaaGTTTCTGAGTGCTTACAATTCAGAGTTCGGTACAACGAATAGGATAACCacttgatgttcatatatttcaccttgttttaccttagtatattcacatcttttgcatgatttactatctagtttggccattattgagtagctttaggactgtttatgcattagagtagaattgcattgcatttgcatagtttttagCATAagcaggtgattttggatcctaaggagcatggaaggatGCTGAAGAGGATTGgagctatcaagtgaagaagacaAGGGAGCTAGAGCAGAAGAATCAAGATCCGGAAGTCCACTCTATAATTAAGAAGAACATTCACAGAAAACATCGTAAAttcgtaattaaaaaaataatgattagattaatttcctaataatttaaagtgattttttttaaagaaaaaagaactatTGACTATGGACAAAACCCAAACTAATTTTTGACTGAAATATTCAAATTGGTTTACCATAGTTGAAATGACAAGAggatataataattataagacTATGTGATTGCTAAAATTATTCAACACCctaatttttcactttttaacaCTCCACTATTATAAACGGATAATTACGGATGTGATTTTCCATCACTTTACTTCTACTCCAAGTAACTTTTATCTTATCTAtatctataattatatttattctatTCTTAGTTGTTAAGTAATCCTCcctatataaacatgtaaacgAGTGAAGTGTGTAATAAGATAGAGAAGTAGAGAGAAGAACTTCATTCATTTACTTACCTCTCGTCTCTCTTTCTATTANTTGTACCTCATGGCCGAAAAGAGAGCACTTTTTAGAGAAATAAtatctagacctagtatttacctttttgggaattatctACTTTTTGCCTTTCTTTTGCTTAGATCATTAGCCACTTTTGTATTATctcaagaaatctttgatacttgttggttccataactttctaagtattgagaatttgagtttgatttcttctttaatattgtagatctttgtcttatctttctaatcatgcaagtttcaatgatttctgggtttatggttttgttcatcatgtttagtgattaTGAGTAGTGTGTagagatcttaaggatggattaggctgggtaaaggttatgggtgtttagattgatcaagctttattgttatacatctcttctagattagatatgctctatgctattcttatactgagagggtaagagtagatcttaagcttcttagcatcacaccaatgtctaagttgttagttaaggctaatgctagagattatcatgaaacatgctaagagattagatgtttaaagtgatttttgacactgatgatctggttgtttaatgcctacttttatatgtaatagctagtgagaactaggtctaagaatatctaagcttgattattattgtcatgagaatggattaacaagtattagaagatcattgtctagagatagctcattgttgattgaggtttgttgatcagtttagataaccatagcttgagcccagcccatgaatccatccttaggacctttctttgtctattgatttccctgtttaaaTCCTGTTATTCGCTtgctgtttgatttactttcattttgctttgttttgattgtttttctgtctctgttcttcatattaagtcactcgacctcccactcgatcgagcatccgatcgagtgcttgctcgagcatCATCcaatgttcttgtttatgttctgcataTACTTGTTTCACTACCTGTttcatttcctgtttcattcctgttgtATTCacttcatttttgtttgatccTGTTTCTTGTCTTACATTAGTTTagttcatgttcttgtttagtaTCATTACTGCTTTCTTTCCActgtttactttgcatttagtatcttgtcttagtagctttacattctgcattttatcattatcattaggttgttagttaaaaacattcattatatttggcttgacttagataagtatgcatatcctgattgcttgcatcacactcattatggattgacattctttatgctacaacaacataagggtaattgaaacaccttgcatccacctGTTCATCCATCTCTATCCATTTTCATCATcacaccaccaaaaaaaaacatgtttcaatttggcgccgttgccatttgagtgtttgtttgtgacatttaggatttataaaagtctaagattaagttctattgttCCTTTGATCACTACTGACTA comes from Camelina sativa cultivar DH55 chromosome 19, Cs, whole genome shotgun sequence and encodes:
- the LOC109130946 gene encoding uncharacterized protein LOC109130946; translated protein: MAKAMEVWVGEMKKMSEKINPRNPLMQRNKTSSLVSKQQQGSEEERGLQQKTLREKEEAATMSELTVCLLMDRFVPW